A region from the Armatimonadota bacterium genome encodes:
- a CDS encoding M48 family metallopeptidase, which translates to MYDQIAANKRDSGLLLIGVMLLLLGIGYVFARAEGLPVEFGLFAAACVGVVAWLTAYFGGSSMLLAASSARQISHEDAPQLFNVVEEMSIAAGLPMPKVYIIDDSAPNAFATGRSPETASLAITTGLLEKLSRDELQGVMAHEMSHVRNFDTRLMMLLAVLVGGIVLAADAFWRISYFGGGRRRDRDSDGGGQLQLLFMVLAIALAILAPIFAKMLEMAVSRQREYLADASAALITRYPAGLAAALEKISADPEPLEAANRATQHLYIVNPLKGATQKAAGLFDTHPPIEERVRRLRAMESHPA; encoded by the coding sequence ATGTACGATCAGATTGCCGCGAACAAACGGGACTCCGGATTGCTGCTCATCGGCGTGATGCTGCTTCTGCTGGGCATCGGCTACGTTTTCGCGCGCGCCGAGGGCCTTCCTGTTGAGTTCGGCCTCTTTGCCGCCGCTTGCGTCGGCGTGGTCGCGTGGTTGACGGCCTATTTTGGCGGAAGCTCGATGCTCCTCGCGGCGAGCAGCGCACGGCAGATATCGCACGAGGACGCACCGCAGCTCTTCAATGTCGTTGAGGAGATGTCGATCGCGGCCGGGCTGCCGATGCCGAAGGTGTACATCATCGATGACTCGGCGCCCAACGCGTTCGCCACGGGCCGCAGCCCGGAGACCGCCAGCCTCGCCATCACTACCGGCCTGCTGGAGAAACTCAGCCGCGATGAGCTTCAGGGCGTGATGGCGCACGAGATGTCGCACGTCCGCAACTTTGACACCCGGCTCATGATGCTCCTGGCCGTGCTCGTCGGCGGCATCGTGCTCGCGGCGGACGCCTTCTGGCGCATCAGCTATTTCGGCGGCGGACGGCGGCGAGACAGGGACAGCGACGGCGGCGGGCAGTTGCAGCTGCTCTTCATGGTACTCGCGATCGCCCTGGCGATCCTGGCCCCCATCTTCGCCAAGATGCTCGAAATGGCGGTCTCCCGCCAGCGCGAATACCTGGCCGACGCCAGCGCCGCGCTCATCACTCGCTATCCGGCGGGGCTCGCCGCAGCCCTTGAAAAGATCAGCGCCGACCCCGAGCCGCTGGAGGCCGCCAATCGCGCTACCCAGCACCTCTATATCGTGAATCCGCTCAAGGGCGCCACGCAGAAGGCCGCCGGCCTGTTCGATACCCACCCTCCCATTGAGGAGCGCGTAAGAAGGCTGCGCGCGATGGAAAGCCATCCGGCATAG
- a CDS encoding type II secretion system protein encodes MRGTPSFVSCLLPTARAGFTLLEMLVVSGIIAILAGIALPVLSRSRTKADRAVCLSNLQQIGVAIRAYADDWNDTFPAAWNEWNTPQYASFGPFIEGTPGIIEAVSPYGAAREIWRCPSDTGLNLKFSDYWMTGPARPFWKDGGASYFYRDMYARVVDENPYPKPENSALAARPTSVVARPTRVVLITDVLPWHSPPQGRPAYMEWDGLTVSVYCDGHAAARPWNEVRANIVAAPGLP; translated from the coding sequence GTGCGCGGGACACCCTCTTTTGTCTCCTGCCTCCTGCCTACTGCCCGGGCCGGCTTCACACTGCTGGAGATGCTGGTGGTGAGCGGGATCATCGCCATTCTGGCGGGCATCGCGCTGCCTGTTCTATCGCGTTCACGTACGAAAGCAGATCGTGCCGTCTGCCTCTCAAACCTGCAACAGATAGGCGTCGCTATCCGCGCGTACGCGGACGACTGGAATGACACCTTCCCCGCCGCGTGGAACGAATGGAACACGCCGCAGTACGCGTCATTCGGACCGTTCATCGAAGGCACGCCCGGCATTATCGAGGCCGTCTCTCCGTACGGCGCGGCCCGCGAGATATGGCGCTGCCCCTCGGACACCGGCCTGAATCTCAAGTTCAGCGATTACTGGATGACCGGCCCCGCCCGCCCGTTCTGGAAAGACGGCGGCGCCAGTTATTTCTATCGCGATATGTACGCGCGGGTGGTGGACGAGAACCCCTATCCCAAGCCCGAGAACTCTGCCCTGGCCGCCCGTCCGACGTCGGTAGTTGCGCGGCCGACGCGCGTGGTGCTGATCACGGACGTGCTGCCGTGGCATTCGCCGCCGCAGGGACGTCCCGCCTACATGGAGTGGGACGGCCTCACGGTATCGGTCTACTGCGACGGTCACGCGGCCGCCCGCCCCTGGAACGAAGTGCGGGCGAACATCGTGGCGGCGCCGGGCCTCCCGTGA
- a CDS encoding VOC family protein has protein sequence MSDNTHESAGFHHLAMKVWDFDATLSFYREALGFIPAYSWGADERAAGGTDSRAAFLDGGNGNYMEIFAGGSRPPTEEPPEGVLLHIALRAQDCDAALTRARTAGAKVTMETADIPVAGTPPTTVRIAFIKGPDNEIIEFFQNDLLR, from the coding sequence ATGTCTGACAACACACACGAATCCGCCGGTTTTCACCACCTGGCCATGAAGGTCTGGGATTTCGACGCCACCCTGTCCTTTTACCGCGAAGCGCTCGGTTTCATCCCGGCGTACTCGTGGGGCGCGGACGAACGCGCTGCCGGGGGAACCGATTCACGAGCGGCCTTCCTGGACGGAGGAAACGGGAACTACATGGAGATCTTCGCCGGCGGCAGTCGACCGCCGACCGAGGAGCCTCCGGAAGGTGTCCTCCTACATATCGCGCTCCGCGCGCAGGATTGTGACGCCGCCCTCACACGCGCCCGCACCGCTGGAGCGAAGGTCACGATGGAGACGGCGGACATACCGGTCGCCGGAACGCCGCCGACCACCGTCCGCATCGCCTTCATCAAGGGCCCGGACAACGAAATCATCGAGTTCTTCCAGAACGATTTGCTCCGTTAG
- a CDS encoding deoxyribonuclease IV has protein sequence MSALPERFGVHAPLSGGLRGSLKWAEDATCNCLQIFSGNPGAWKGTAWKEADCAFFCAERERLDMKPCVLHTPYLINLASPDDFNWGRSKQMLRDALAQAERSGSEYVNSHIGSHLGAGMDAGIRRVAAALVEVLSEDGSGTTVLLETTNGSGKLVGSRFEELESVLELCGPVADRVAICIDTAHVWATGYDISSAEGTTAMIDEFDALVGLDRLLCIHANDNRKALGGKSDVHQDIGEGQIGPDAFRALVNDPRLAHVPFILETPKNNPDDDRRNLDVIRGLRGKG, from the coding sequence TTGAGCGCCCTACCTGAACGCTTCGGAGTCCACGCGCCGCTGTCGGGCGGCCTCCGCGGCTCATTGAAATGGGCCGAGGACGCCACCTGCAACTGCCTCCAGATCTTCAGTGGCAACCCCGGCGCCTGGAAGGGGACCGCGTGGAAGGAGGCCGACTGTGCCTTTTTCTGCGCCGAGCGAGAACGCCTGGACATGAAGCCGTGCGTGCTGCACACGCCCTACCTCATCAACCTCGCATCGCCTGACGATTTCAACTGGGGCCGCTCAAAGCAGATGCTACGCGACGCACTGGCGCAGGCCGAGCGCAGCGGCAGCGAGTACGTGAACAGCCATATCGGCAGCCACCTCGGGGCAGGGATGGACGCCGGCATCCGGCGCGTGGCGGCCGCGCTGGTCGAGGTGCTTTCCGAGGACGGGAGCGGCACGACCGTGCTCCTGGAGACGACCAATGGATCGGGGAAACTGGTTGGTTCGCGCTTCGAGGAACTGGAGAGCGTTCTCGAGTTGTGCGGGCCCGTGGCGGACCGCGTTGCCATCTGTATCGACACCGCCCACGTATGGGCCACGGGATACGACATCTCCAGCGCCGAAGGCACAACGGCGATGATCGACGAGTTCGATGCGCTGGTGGGCCTCGACCGCCTGCTTTGCATCCACGCCAACGACAACCGCAAGGCGTTGGGTGGGAAATCTGACGTTCATCAGGACATCGGGGAGGGGCAGATCGGCCCCGATGCGTTCCGCGCGCTTGTGAACGACCCACGCCTCGCGCATGTTCCGTTCATCCTCGAGACCCCCAAGAACAACCCGGACGACGACAGGCGGAACCTGGACGTGATTCGAGGGCTGAGGGGTAAAGGCTGA
- a CDS encoding sulfite exporter TauE/SafE family protein produces MGAIAGVASGLFGIGGGLIMLPIFTILMKMDPHRAAATSLAIVVLPVALPGVITFHRAGQIDWRIVLWVAIGFAVCNVVGSRMNLSLNPQILKRVFAIFLILAAINLFAQSMKKPATAKAPAAAESGKTI; encoded by the coding sequence GTGGGCGCAATTGCTGGGGTGGCCAGCGGGTTGTTCGGGATCGGAGGCGGGCTGATCATGCTGCCCATCTTCACGATTTTGATGAAGATGGACCCGCACAGGGCGGCGGCGACTTCCCTGGCGATCGTTGTGCTACCGGTCGCGCTTCCCGGCGTGATCACTTTCCACCGTGCGGGCCAGATAGACTGGCGCATCGTATTGTGGGTCGCCATCGGGTTTGCGGTCTGCAACGTGGTAGGGTCGCGGATGAACCTCAGCCTGAACCCGCAGATACTGAAGCGCGTGTTCGCGATCTTCCTCATCCTGGCGGCGATCAACCTTTTCGCGCAGTCGATGAAGAAGCCTGCGACGGCCAAGGCGCCCGCGGCGGCAGAGAGCGGGAAGACGATTTGA
- a CDS encoding type II secretion system protein: MRKPDSGAPRRSGHAAIHRGKRRGFTLVEVLCAIVLTVVGIVSAFYLVAISTVGNSDARNMAQAYQAAQLEIELVRNIPFATLQTIIKAPTPAGTQEARFLKADGTSDASRPGDAGYPGQIPNLANLSGGSGGVIITNDSNGTSTTLGPNGTTATYPAKHVTVIVRWTDPNKQPRYAVMGTIIAQGGIGAR; the protein is encoded by the coding sequence TTGAGAAAACCGGATTCAGGCGCGCCGCGCCGAAGCGGCCATGCTGCAATTCACCGAGGGAAACGCCGGGGCTTCACGCTTGTGGAGGTTCTGTGCGCGATCGTCCTTACCGTAGTGGGAATCGTATCGGCATTTTACCTGGTGGCCATCAGCACGGTTGGCAACTCCGATGCCAGGAACATGGCCCAGGCCTACCAGGCAGCGCAGCTCGAGATCGAACTGGTGCGCAACATCCCCTTCGCGACGTTGCAGACCATCATAAAGGCGCCGACCCCGGCCGGGACGCAGGAAGCCCGCTTTCTGAAGGCGGATGGGACTTCCGATGCCTCAAGACCGGGTGACGCCGGCTATCCGGGGCAGATCCCCAACCTCGCCAATCTCAGCGGCGGCAGCGGCGGTGTAATCATCACCAACGACTCGAACGGCACCAGCACCACCTTGGGCCCGAATGGCACAACCGCGACGTACCCGGCCAAGCATGTGACCGTCATCGTGCGCTGGACGGATCCCAACAAGCAGCCGCGATACGCGGTTATGGGCACCATCATCGCCCAGGGAGGAATCGGGGCACGATGA
- a CDS encoding NADH-ubiquinone oxidoreductase-F iron-sulfur binding region domain-containing protein, translating to MENVLLSDPGYGEARLANARAKGQYEALAQALQKGADSVLDAVGESGLRGRGVGWPVHDKWLTYRKSPTETKYLICNAHEGEPGSFKDRALLERFPHKVLEGILLAAFAGGATKGIYYTDENHDDALSAINKAMDEAREANLLGANILGSGWDFEIEVAVFNSSQFPNYVNVSGEETAICEFLEGRRPLPRQKPPYAVEAGLRGKPTLVHNVETFAQLPAIIRNGARWFRSMGTAATPGTLLMSLMGPVNNPDVYEVEAGTSLRYLIDTLGGGLIENRALKAVAPGGPASEFILGSAADVAIDYAPLEAVGTRLGVGAVWVIPAGTCMVEECLKMSRWYERMSCRQCTGCGMGSSVIFSNLGDIRRGVVGVEYLDYLASVCEWMPGNGICEFVDRVPRHILSAMNLFPEDFLQHLKEGRCADGSFSLVNKKFFDPTAVLQTGDEDMPIRP from the coding sequence ATGGAAAACGTCCTGTTGTCGGATCCAGGCTACGGCGAAGCTCGGCTCGCCAACGCCCGCGCAAAAGGCCAATATGAAGCCCTCGCGCAAGCCCTGCAAAAGGGCGCGGATTCCGTGCTGGACGCTGTCGGCGAATCGGGCCTCCGGGGACGCGGAGTCGGCTGGCCCGTCCACGACAAGTGGCTCACATACCGCAAATCGCCCACGGAAACGAAATACCTCATTTGCAACGCCCACGAAGGCGAGCCCGGCAGTTTCAAGGATCGGGCGCTGCTGGAGCGCTTCCCGCACAAAGTGTTGGAGGGCATTCTCCTCGCAGCCTTCGCCGGCGGCGCCACGAAGGGCATCTACTACACCGATGAGAACCACGATGACGCCCTCTCCGCGATCAACAAGGCTATGGACGAAGCCCGTGAGGCCAACCTCCTGGGCGCGAACATCCTCGGATCCGGTTGGGACTTCGAAATCGAGGTCGCCGTCTTCAACAGCTCGCAGTTCCCGAACTACGTGAACGTCAGCGGCGAAGAGACCGCCATCTGCGAGTTTCTGGAAGGCCGGCGTCCGCTCCCGCGGCAGAAGCCCCCTTACGCCGTCGAGGCCGGCCTCCGCGGCAAGCCAACACTCGTCCACAACGTTGAAACGTTCGCCCAACTCCCCGCCATCATCCGCAACGGCGCCCGTTGGTTCAGGTCGATGGGCACAGCGGCCACCCCGGGCACGCTGCTGATGAGCCTGATGGGCCCCGTCAACAACCCGGACGTCTACGAGGTTGAGGCCGGCACCAGCCTCCGCTACCTCATCGATACGCTGGGCGGCGGGTTGATCGAGAACCGGGCGCTCAAGGCCGTCGCGCCGGGCGGACCGGCGTCCGAGTTCATCCTCGGCAGCGCCGCCGATGTCGCCATCGACTACGCCCCGCTCGAGGCGGTTGGCACGCGCCTCGGCGTCGGCGCGGTGTGGGTCATCCCGGCCGGCACGTGCATGGTCGAGGAATGTCTCAAAATGTCGCGCTGGTACGAGCGCATGTCCTGCCGCCAGTGCACCGGCTGCGGCATGGGAAGCAGCGTCATCTTCAGCAACCTCGGCGATATCCGGCGCGGCGTGGTCGGCGTGGAGTACCTCGACTACCTGGCCAGCGTCTGCGAATGGATGCCGGGAAACGGCATCTGCGAATTCGTCGACCGCGTGCCGCGCCACATATTGAGCGCCATGAACCTCTTCCCCGAGGATTTCCTGCAGCACCTCAAAGAAGGCCGCTGCGCGGACGGCTCATTCAGCCTCGTCAACAAGAAGTTCTTCGACCCAACGGCGGTCCTGCAAACCGGCGATGAGGACATGCCGATCAGGCCTTAG
- a CDS encoding TIM barrel protein — MPSRLNDGSANPPRLRPTHAMWALIELPRGGPEWSLDEKFRRVAEAGFEAVECWPDEKTGPEIRDTLGRHGLRLGYGARSGNITGFEGKLKHAVSLGADYANCHVEGPYNTDDEIEALVRDLMALSDDVGLPVFVETHRGTVTENLFRVWELVRRVPDVRFCADLSHFAVGSEFTAMTEEHLAPVLERVSSFHARVSNGQQIQVDVGDGLSGPARDFVRLWTIAMAHWKRAAVPGDILPFVSELGPPTYGIVDAQGRETSDRWQQSLAMRRLGEEAWDLAG; from the coding sequence ATGCCGAGCCGTCTGAACGATGGTAGTGCCAACCCGCCGCGCCTGAGACCGACCCACGCGATGTGGGCGCTGATCGAACTGCCCCGCGGCGGTCCCGAATGGAGCCTGGACGAGAAATTCCGTCGCGTGGCGGAGGCCGGTTTCGAAGCGGTCGAGTGCTGGCCTGACGAGAAGACCGGCCCGGAGATAAGGGATACGCTTGGCCGGCACGGGCTGCGCCTCGGATACGGCGCGCGGAGCGGGAATATCACCGGTTTTGAGGGCAAACTCAAACACGCGGTCTCGCTGGGGGCGGATTATGCCAACTGCCACGTGGAAGGGCCTTACAACACCGACGATGAGATTGAGGCGCTGGTCCGGGACCTGATGGCGCTATCCGATGACGTGGGGCTGCCCGTTTTCGTGGAGACGCACCGGGGTACCGTGACTGAGAACCTCTTCCGTGTGTGGGAACTGGTCCGGCGCGTGCCGGACGTGCGTTTTTGCGCGGACCTCTCGCACTTCGCCGTCGGGTCCGAGTTCACGGCGATGACGGAGGAGCACCTCGCGCCGGTGCTGGAGCGCGTTTCGTCATTCCACGCGCGCGTCTCCAACGGCCAGCAGATCCAGGTGGATGTCGGCGACGGGTTGTCCGGGCCGGCTCGAGATTTTGTACGGCTCTGGACCATCGCGATGGCGCACTGGAAGCGCGCTGCGGTTCCCGGCGATATCCTGCCGTTCGTCAGCGAACTGGGGCCGCCGACTTACGGCATCGTGGACGCGCAGGGGCGCGAGACGTCCGACCGTTGGCAGCAGTCGCTGGCCATGCGTCGCCTGGGCGAGGAGGCATGGGATTTGGCCGGCTGA
- a CDS encoding carboxypeptidase-like regulatory domain-containing protein — MKRFRIGRYGVSLMETVVATAISGGLMATAVGLYVGGTRGFHNEQARTYAQLRTRTVLDRMATDARGATAFLSSTIVDGVSYTASSGPSPAACLILQVPSQDAYGLLYYGVGTATPQAIVTDTVIYYINPADQTLRRTVVPAVNVVTNDAHSPRTSYRSAERSAVIARNVQQFTLVLKNRDGTPVAATAGPRVASIDFQTQILGTGRASGECPVSVTGVRLRNMRSGSIPGCVMRNGVGVPNAVVKATYTSTTGAYPVGTIVISTTSDAIGTFELYGLMEGTYSVTASPTDGAAATVTNVVVGREAAASSVTVNVPPQV; from the coding sequence ATGAAACGATTCAGAATAGGCCGTTACGGTGTATCATTGATGGAAACGGTGGTGGCGACCGCTATTTCCGGCGGTCTGATGGCCACCGCCGTCGGGCTTTACGTCGGAGGCACCAGAGGCTTTCATAACGAGCAGGCGCGTACCTACGCGCAGCTTCGCACGCGCACGGTGCTGGACCGCATGGCCACCGACGCGCGCGGCGCAACCGCATTTCTCAGTTCCACAATCGTGGACGGCGTGTCCTATACGGCATCCTCCGGGCCGAGCCCGGCTGCCTGCTTGATTCTGCAGGTTCCCTCGCAGGACGCCTACGGTCTGCTGTACTACGGGGTCGGAACGGCGACGCCCCAGGCGATCGTGACGGACACTGTTATCTACTACATCAATCCCGCGGACCAGACGCTGCGGCGAACCGTGGTTCCGGCCGTCAATGTGGTAACCAACGATGCGCACTCGCCGCGAACCAGCTACCGTTCGGCGGAGAGATCCGCGGTAATAGCCCGCAATGTCCAGCAGTTCACGCTTGTACTGAAAAATCGCGACGGAACGCCGGTCGCCGCCACCGCCGGCCCGAGGGTCGCTTCCATCGACTTCCAGACGCAGATTCTGGGTACCGGCAGGGCCAGCGGCGAGTGCCCCGTCTCGGTGACCGGGGTGCGGCTTCGGAACATGCGCAGCGGAAGCATCCCCGGGTGCGTGATGCGCAACGGCGTGGGCGTGCCAAATGCCGTTGTGAAGGCTACGTATACCAGCACCACCGGCGCCTACCCTGTCGGCACCATCGTAATTTCCACCACTTCGGACGCGATCGGGACCTTTGAACTTTATGGCCTGATGGAAGGGACGTACTCCGTCACGGCATCACCCACCGACGGCGCGGCGGCCACGGTCACCAACGTTGTTGTGGGTCGGGAGGCGGCGGCGTCTTCCGTGACGGTAAACGTCCCACCACAGGTCTGA
- a CDS encoding DUF512 domain-containing protein, with amino-acid sequence MPKHEYNGALITAIEPGSIADEAGLEPGDRILKINGEELRDVLDYQMHAYDEDVDLEVARGDQAELIQIEKYAGEGLGLELGDVVFDGVKQCTNRCVFCFIHQNPKGMRETIWVKDDDYRLSFLEGHFVTLTNLSDVEWRRIVDERMSPMRVSVHATDPAVRQKMILHKNAGKVMEQIRELVSVGITVHCQVVLCPGWNDGEVLRRTVYDLAPLYPGVESLAIVPVGLTKYRKNLPDLVPVTPEIARDVIKTVGGYQRDLKRTIGSRFVYLGDEFYLQAGIALPKYTEYEGYPALDDGVGTCRWWDHRWRNARKNLPEGIAKPRRVTVVTGEMAGPFLQKSVDRLNEIANVDATLIPVKNEFYGGGINVAGLVTGSDIVTALAGTDVGQETIVPEIMVRQGRFLDDVTLEDIQRATGRPVRVVSTDPAGLIDGVLGL; translated from the coding sequence ATGCCCAAACACGAATACAACGGCGCGCTCATAACCGCCATCGAACCCGGCAGCATCGCCGATGAAGCCGGCTTGGAACCGGGCGACCGCATCCTCAAGATCAACGGCGAGGAACTGCGGGACGTTCTGGACTACCAGATGCACGCCTATGACGAAGACGTGGACCTGGAGGTCGCGCGCGGCGACCAGGCCGAACTCATCCAGATCGAGAAATACGCCGGCGAGGGACTCGGCCTGGAACTGGGCGATGTGGTGTTTGACGGCGTCAAGCAGTGCACCAACCGCTGCGTTTTCTGTTTCATCCATCAGAACCCGAAGGGCATGCGCGAGACCATCTGGGTGAAGGACGATGATTACCGCCTCTCCTTCCTGGAGGGCCATTTCGTCACGCTCACGAATCTGTCCGATGTCGAATGGCGCCGCATCGTGGACGAGCGGATGTCGCCGATGCGGGTCAGCGTTCACGCCACGGACCCGGCCGTGCGGCAGAAGATGATCCTCCACAAAAACGCCGGCAAGGTGATGGAGCAGATCCGGGAACTCGTTTCGGTCGGCATCACGGTCCACTGCCAGGTGGTCCTGTGCCCCGGCTGGAACGACGGCGAGGTGCTGCGCCGCACGGTCTATGATCTCGCCCCGTTGTACCCGGGCGTGGAATCGCTGGCCATCGTGCCCGTGGGCCTCACGAAATACCGCAAGAACCTGCCGGACCTCGTTCCCGTAACCCCGGAGATAGCGCGCGACGTCATCAAGACGGTTGGCGGCTACCAGCGCGATCTCAAGCGCACCATCGGCAGCCGCTTCGTTTATCTGGGCGATGAGTTCTACCTCCAGGCCGGGATTGCGCTTCCGAAATACACGGAGTACGAAGGCTATCCGGCTCTGGATGACGGCGTGGGAACGTGCCGCTGGTGGGACCATCGTTGGCGCAACGCCCGCAAGAACCTGCCGGAAGGCATCGCCAAGCCGCGCCGCGTAACGGTTGTGACCGGCGAAATGGCCGGGCCGTTCCTCCAGAAATCGGTGGACCGCCTGAACGAGATCGCGAACGTGGATGCAACTCTAATCCCGGTGAAAAACGAGTTCTACGGAGGCGGCATCAATGTGGCCGGCCTCGTCACCGGATCGGACATCGTCACCGCCCTTGCCGGGACGGATGTGGGACAGGAGACGATCGTGCCGGAGATCATGGTCCGCCAGGGCCGCTTCCTCGACGACGTGACGCTGGAGGACATTCAAAGGGCCACCGGCCGCCCGGTCCGCGTGGTAAGCACGGATCCCGCCGGCCTCATCGATGGGGTGTTAGGACTGTGA
- a CDS encoding PIN domain-containing protein, whose amino-acid sequence MWPTANASFVDTNVLVYSADPDAGAKHDAALALLELLRDSGSLVVSVQVLNEFYSVATRPMKPPALSHTVASEMVYLLASAATVVPLTASLTFLALDAMPNYGFSFWDALIWAAAREAGATVLYSEDFQNDRTVEGVRFIDPFVAASQS is encoded by the coding sequence GTGTGGCCGACCGCAAACGCGAGCTTCGTTGACACCAATGTCCTGGTCTACTCGGCTGATCCGGACGCCGGGGCCAAACACGACGCGGCCCTCGCGTTATTGGAACTGCTCCGCGATAGCGGTTCCCTTGTGGTGAGCGTGCAGGTTCTGAATGAGTTCTACTCGGTCGCTACGCGTCCGATGAAGCCGCCGGCACTTAGCCACACGGTGGCGAGCGAAATGGTCTACCTTCTTGCGAGCGCTGCCACCGTAGTCCCGCTGACAGCATCGCTGACTTTTCTTGCCCTGGATGCGATGCCCAATTATGGCTTCTCCTTCTGGGATGCGCTCATCTGGGCAGCAGCCAGAGAAGCTGGCGCCACGGTGCTTTACAGCGAAGACTTCCAAAACGACCGCACCGTCGAGGGAGTGCGCTTCATCGATCCCTTTGTGGCCGCGTCACAGTCCTAA
- a CDS encoding flagellar biosynthesis anti-sigma factor FlgM, giving the protein MIYTHDGAIIGDRGAVAATTAPAIPAEQALRARAAYAALPDIRLDKVREVRRRMAAGKFNPSAGDLADAILAFADNTRRCR; this is encoded by the coding sequence GTGATTTACACACATGACGGGGCGATTATCGGGGACCGTGGCGCTGTGGCGGCCACAACCGCGCCGGCGATTCCGGCGGAACAGGCCCTGCGCGCTCGCGCAGCTTACGCCGCGCTACCGGATATTCGTTTGGACAAAGTGCGGGAGGTTCGCCGCCGGATGGCCGCCGGAAAGTTCAACCCCTCCGCCGGGGACCTCGCCGATGCGATCCTGGCCTTCGCCGATAACACCCGTCGCTGCCGCTGA
- a CDS encoding M15 family metallopeptidase — protein sequence MTSYETTDDLKNLPIHDNGEPLVDFRTCGAVFAPRHSVFPFPRLPLLRWGVVARLVEVVKALPVGWTLHINEGFRPIEVQRLQFEAGRRRFESMFPDMDPAERAALLEDFTAPPDVPEVPPPHSTGGALDIRLLDANGEEVDLVSPFARDDTLHVAAWDAPVSPEARANREILGAAMAAGGITNYPAEYWHWSYGDQGWAHRGGHPAAIYGRLDYTIAGLEAMTGILANRENPLHDWPVDLPKEIIT from the coding sequence ATGACTTCATACGAAACAACCGACGATCTGAAGAATCTGCCGATCCACGACAACGGCGAGCCGCTTGTGGATTTTCGCACCTGCGGCGCGGTGTTCGCGCCGCGCCACAGCGTGTTCCCGTTCCCGCGGCTGCCGCTTCTGCGTTGGGGCGTCGTGGCCAGGCTCGTCGAGGTGGTGAAAGCGCTTCCCGTCGGCTGGACGCTGCACATCAACGAGGGCTTCCGGCCCATCGAGGTCCAGCGCCTTCAGTTTGAGGCGGGCCGGCGTCGCTTCGAATCGATGTTCCCGGACATGGATCCCGCTGAACGCGCCGCACTGCTCGAGGATTTCACCGCGCCGCCCGACGTCCCCGAGGTCCCGCCGCCGCACAGCACCGGCGGCGCATTGGACATCCGGCTGCTGGATGCTAACGGCGAGGAGGTAGACCTTGTCTCGCCGTTCGCGCGGGACGATACCTTGCACGTCGCCGCGTGGGATGCGCCCGTTTCACCTGAAGCGCGCGCGAACCGCGAGATACTGGGGGCCGCAATGGCAGCCGGCGGCATCACGAACTACCCCGCAGAGTACTGGCACTGGAGTTATGGCGACCAGGGCTGGGCCCACCGCGGCGGCCACCCCGCCGCGATCTACGGACGCCTGGACTACACGATTGCCGGCCTTGAGGCGATGACCGGCATACTCGCAAACCGCGAGAATCCCCTGCACGACTGGCCCGTGGACCTCCCAAAGGAAATCATCACATAG
- a CDS encoding LemA family protein codes for MGYSVVLIALAVVFTIVTYNRLVALRNRVKNAWAQVDVQLKRRHDLIPNLIETAKGYMAHEASVLESVTQARNQAMGASGVAGAAQAENALTQSLRSLFAVAEAYPDLKANTNMLALQEELSSTENKIAFARQFYNDSVMGYNNSIQQFPGNYFAGMFGFHEEALFQLEDPAEREVPQVKF; via the coding sequence ATGGGTTATTCTGTCGTACTCATTGCTCTGGCAGTGGTTTTCACCATCGTCACCTACAACCGGTTGGTCGCGCTTCGAAACCGCGTGAAGAACGCGTGGGCGCAGGTGGACGTGCAATTGAAGCGCCGCCACGACCTCATTCCGAACCTCATCGAGACGGCGAAGGGCTACATGGCCCACGAGGCCTCCGTGCTCGAAAGCGTCACCCAGGCGCGCAATCAGGCCATGGGGGCGAGCGGCGTCGCCGGCGCCGCGCAGGCTGAGAACGCTCTCACACAGAGTCTGCGCTCGCTTTTCGCCGTCGCCGAGGCCTATCCGGACCTGAAGGCCAACACCAACATGCTCGCCCTGCAGGAGGAGCTTTCCAGCACGGAAAACAAGATCGCGTTCGCCCGCCAGTTCTACAACGACTCCGTGATGGGCTACAACAACTCCATTCAGCAGTTTCCCGGCAACTATTTCGCGGGCATGTTCGGCTTTCACGAGGAAGCGCTCTTCCAACTTGAAGACCCCGCCGAACGGGAAGTGCCCCAGGTTAAGTTCTAG